GTTTCGGCTGCATTCGTTGCACTCGCTGTTTCTGTAGGCTCACTTGTTACCTCAGCGGCATTATTGGTAGCCTTAGCGGGTGTATTGGCGTTGTTGTTGCCACCACCACATGCGCTCAAAATCATTACGAAGGTTAAAACGAGTGCGAGCATAATGAATCTATTTTTTCTCAGCATTTCAAGCCTTCCCCCTTGTATTAATTATATTGATAAACCGGATTTCCCCGGGTTCATCCTTTCACAGCGCCAATCGTCAAGCCTTGAACGAAATATCTCTGAACGAATGGATAAGCGAGCAGAATCGGACCTGTAGCTACAACCGTCATTGCCATCTTCAAGCTCTCGCTTGGGATCGATGTGGTTACGACTGCTCCTGCACCCATCATGGCTTTTCGCATGCCATCCATATTGCCAAGCATTTTGTACAAATAATATTGAAGCGGCATCAGCTTCTCATCGGAAATAAATAGAAGGGCATTGTACCAGTCGTTCCAATAGGCAAGAGCCAGAAACAAACCAATAGTCGCTAGCGCCGGCTTGGAGAGAGGCAAGATTAGACGAGCGTAGATCTTAAAATCGCCTGCACCGTCAATTTTAGCCGATTCTACGATTGCTTCCGGAATGCTGCCCATAAACGACTTCATAACAATGATGTAGAAGACGTTGAGCATCATCGGAATCACTAAAGCCAGCAATGTATCTTTGATATGGAGGTAATTGACCATAAGCAGATACCAAGGAACCAGACCGCCGTTAAATAAAGTTGTAAAGAAAAAGAAGAATGAAAATTTATTACGCCATTTAAAATCTTTTCTGGAAAGCGCATAAGCCGTCATTGAAGTCAGAAACAAACCAAACAGTGTGCCTATTATAGTAACGCCTATGGTCACCATATAGGCTTGAATCATCTGGTCGGGATACTTAAACAAAATGCTGTAGGCTTCTGTTGAGAAGGCCGTAGGTATAAATTGATAGCCATCTGTTAATATTTTTGACTCTTCCGTCAGCGATGAAGATACGACAAGTATAAACGGGAATATACATAAAATTGCGAGACAGATTAGGGATACATACCCAATACCCGAGAATATTTTACGATCGAGCTGCTTCATATCGTTACCTCCATTATGAAAACTGTACCTCTGATGCGGTTAGAATAAGGCGCGGTCTTTATCGTATTTACGAACAGCATAGTTCACAGTCATGATCGTTGCGAAGCCAAGAACGGACTGGAAAACGCCAGCCGCAGCCGACATGCCGATATCATTCGAAGTAATCAGCGATCTGAACACGAAAGTATCGATAACGTCCGTCGAAGAGAACAACAAACCGTTATTGCCGATCATGTTATAAAACATCCCGAAATCACCGCGGAAAATATTCCCGACCGCCAGCAGCACCAAAATAATAATCGTCGGGTAAAGATTTGGAATCGTCACTTTCCGGATCCGCTGAAAAATATTCGCGCCATCGATTTCAGCTGCCTCATACTGTTCAGTATCTATGCCCGTAATCGCGGCCAAGTACATTACTGTTCCGTATCCAAGGCCTTTCCAGGCGGAAACGAGAACTAGGATATACGGCCAGTAGGCAGGCGTATTGTAAATATCAATAGGTTCTAGCCCGAGTCCTCTAAGGAGTGCGTTCACAGTACCAATATCATAATTGAGCAGGTTATAGGCAATCGCGCCGACAACTACCCATGAAATAAAGTAGGGAAGAAACAACGCCGATTGCGTAATTTTGCGGAACCATTTGCCACCGACCTCAAACAACATAATGGCTGCAAAAATTTGCAAAGAGTTATTTACAACGATGAATGCAATATTGTACAATGCTGTATTCCGTGTTACCCGCCAGGCATCTCCTGATTCAAAGAAAAAGCGGAAGTTATCAAGCCCGTTCCAGGCACTTCCAAAAATACCGCCCGCGTAATCATAATGCTTGAAGGCAATAATAATGCCCGCCATTGGGACATAGGCAAACAAAAGAAAAAAAGCAACCGCCGGAGCCAGCATCAGCAACAGAACCCTATAGTTTTTTAAATCGCTCCAAAATGTATGCCCTTTCATCTTTGCACCCCTTTCTTCTCTATATCTCTCATTATAAAAGGAAGGCAGCGGTGAGATAATTCAGCGAAACAACTAAACATAATACTAATTCAACGATTCATAAACAATTTCGATAAAAAAGAAGCCCCTGTTCCATATAGAACATGAGCCTCCCCAATAAGTAATCGATTCAGATTTTATTTTTCTTCCGGTACTCGCCGGGCGACATGCCCATATATTGCTTGAACTGCCTATTGAAATAAATAATATTTTTATATCCGGCTTGTTCCGCAATCTCATATACTTTTTTCGTTGGATCCTCGAGCAGCTCGCATACCCGCTTCATACGCAATTCACTTAGAAAATCGCTGAAGAGACTATTGGTTTCGACCTTGAACAGATGCCCTAGATAGTTAGGGGTAAAGTCGAAATGTGCGGCGACCTCGTTTAGCGTTATTTTTTGATCTAATCTTTCTTTCACATACTCCGTGATTTCATCAATTAACTTGCGCTTTTGCCTTTGGCGTTTCAAATAAAGCAGCTCCGACAGTTCAAAGAATCTTCTTCTCAGCCACGAAAGGATATCATGCACCGTTTCGAACTGAAACAGCACAAAAGGATGATGAGAATCCCAATTCAAAATCTCGTACAAATGCTCATTCATTTGCTGCAGATCAGCATGAAGCTTAGAGGTAATCCGGATAATGATATCGTAGATGTCGTTTTTCTGGGAGATCGGGCTGTCTCCGGCAAATAGCTGAAGCAAGCAATCATCAATAGTGGTAAGGTCGTAGTCGAGCATAGCTTTAAGCATACGATCCACAATAACCTCTAAGTCCGAAGCCATCTTTTCCTTTGGAGACCATTCCGAGGCATCTTGGATCAACCTATTCTTCCCTACGATCCATTTAATGCTTAGAGCGGCCTGCGCCTGCCGATAGGAATCATGTAGCTTGACCGGGTCGGTTGTGTACATTCCTCTTCCGATCGTAATCGAACAGGAGAACTCCTGATAGAACGCTCGAATCAACTCTTCCAGCAAAGCTGTAAAATATTGTTCCTGAACCGCAGCAAGGATCACAAAGTGATAGTCATAAGTCGTAATCACCATGCCCAAATTTTGATCCTGAGCAAACTTTCGGATAAACTGATTGGCAGTGCTGCTCCACAAACTCCGCTCTTCTTCCGTCCAGGTTTGGATTTTTCGCGCCATGTCGTCGATCTCAATGATGGCAACCGCTGATGCACCTTGTAAGTATGGCGTGAGAACGTTGTGAATGTGCGTTTCAACCTGTCCCGGTGCAGCCTCGTTAAACCAACGCAGCAGTAGCTCCTGATTAACAAGCGTCAGCGTTTCCGACAAGGAAGTACGCTGCGTCCTCTCTTTCTCAATCTTTGTGCAGAGTTCGGTCAGCGTCTCGTTCAGCTCGTCATCATCCACAGGCTTAAGCAAATAACTGTATGCGTTCAATTGAATCGCTTCCTTGGCATAATTGAAATCCTGATGTCCGCTAATAAATAGAATATGGACATCTGGGTTAATCTCCTTCGCTTTCCGTGCAAATTCCACGCCTGACATAATCGGCATACCGATATCAGAGAGAATGATATCTACAGGGTGCTGCTCCATCATTTTCAGAGCGGCAAACCCGCTTGTTGCCGTTCTCACGCTATGCAAAGGCAAATGATCACTGCCGGCTACACGCCGTCTAAGCCATTCCAAATCGATTACTTCATCATCCACCAGCAGAACATTGATTTCCATCGCCATACTCCTCACTCCCCCATCACTTCCCTGATCTCTGCATTTTCCACCGGTAAAATAATTTGAACTGTCGTTCCCGCTCCAAAATAGCTACCGATTTGAATGCCGAAATCGCTCCCGTATCGCAGTTTAATTCGTTCTTCCACGTTTCTCAGACCGTAGCTGCCTGGTTGATATGCGCTTGATCGCATGTTTTGAAGTGTCTCCGGCCGCATGCCGATCCCGTTGTCAATGACCTTGAGTTCGATGCGGTCACCCAGCCGCTTTCCAGTAATACGAATCGCAATGGTCTCCCCAAACCAGGCGTGCTTGAATATATTCTCCACAAACGGTTGTAAAATCAGCTTAATAATAGGCACCTGTAAAATTTCCGGATCGACATCATAATAAACCTCAAAGGCGTCCGCATACTTCACTCTCTGAATTTCCAGATACATCCTCACCTGCTCCAGCTCATTTTCAAGGGAGATATATACAT
This genomic stretch from Paenibacillus sp. FSL H7-0737 harbors:
- a CDS encoding carbohydrate ABC transporter permease: MKQLDRKIFSGIGYVSLICLAILCIFPFILVVSSSLTEESKILTDGYQFIPTAFSTEAYSILFKYPDQMIQAYMVTIGVTIIGTLFGLFLTSMTAYALSRKDFKWRNKFSFFFFFTTLFNGGLVPWYLLMVNYLHIKDTLLALVIPMMLNVFYIIVMKSFMGSIPEAIVESAKIDGAGDFKIYARLILPLSKPALATIGLFLALAYWNDWYNALLFISDEKLMPLQYYLYKMLGNMDGMRKAMMGAGAVVTTSIPSESLKMAMTVVATGPILLAYPFVQRYFVQGLTIGAVKG
- a CDS encoding ABC transporter permease, which translates into the protein MKGHTFWSDLKNYRVLLLMLAPAVAFFLLFAYVPMAGIIIAFKHYDYAGGIFGSAWNGLDNFRFFFESGDAWRVTRNTALYNIAFIVVNNSLQIFAAIMLFEVGGKWFRKITQSALFLPYFISWVVVGAIAYNLLNYDIGTVNALLRGLGLEPIDIYNTPAYWPYILVLVSAWKGLGYGTVMYLAAITGIDTEQYEAAEIDGANIFQRIRKVTIPNLYPTIIILVLLAVGNIFRGDFGMFYNMIGNNGLLFSSTDVIDTFVFRSLITSNDIGMSAAAGVFQSVLGFATIMTVNYAVRKYDKDRALF
- a CDS encoding response regulator — protein: MAMEINVLLVDDEVIDLEWLRRRVAGSDHLPLHSVRTATSGFAALKMMEQHPVDIILSDIGMPIMSGVEFARKAKEINPDVHILFISGHQDFNYAKEAIQLNAYSYLLKPVDDDELNETLTELCTKIEKERTQRTSLSETLTLVNQELLLRWFNEAAPGQVETHIHNVLTPYLQGASAVAIIEIDDMARKIQTWTEEERSLWSSTANQFIRKFAQDQNLGMVITTYDYHFVILAAVQEQYFTALLEELIRAFYQEFSCSITIGRGMYTTDPVKLHDSYRQAQAALSIKWIVGKNRLIQDASEWSPKEKMASDLEVIVDRMLKAMLDYDLTTIDDCLLQLFAGDSPISQKNDIYDIIIRITSKLHADLQQMNEHLYEILNWDSHHPFVLFQFETVHDILSWLRRRFFELSELLYLKRQRQKRKLIDEITEYVKERLDQKITLNEVAAHFDFTPNYLGHLFKVETNSLFSDFLSELRMKRVCELLEDPTKKVYEIAEQAGYKNIIYFNRQFKQYMGMSPGEYRKKNKI